AGATAAATTCCATTAGATCTACAATTAGTTGAAACTCCCAAACATTTGAGAATAAGTCTTGCATATTGAGCTCTTATTAGTAAGGGAGACCAGGCAGCCCAGACAGCCACaccaaacacagccacacccaaCATAGCCACAAACAACATGGTCACACATAAAACACAGaccaacactgccacacacaacacactgatCCAACAAAGCCAGACTCAACACAGCCACACTGAACACAGCTGCACCCACCACAGTCAGACTCAACACAGACCAGACCCAATACACATCCTCATTGTGCCCACCTCCAGCCTTCCCTGCTGTCTCTTGGAGTGCTCCCGCATAACACTGATGACCCTGATGTTGTCTGGGGATACCTCAAACAGGCTGGCCAGATTCAACACCAGGTTCTGCTCATAaaactcatcttccttcaccacgAGACCACTGGTGAGGGTGATCATGGGTGTGGTCTTCGCACAGCACCACATGGACCAACTTAGCACTGCGCTGGAAGTAGCTGGTCCCCATTGCCTGCAGGGGAGGGTCTGGGTGAGTTGGAGAGGTGGCGACAGAAACAAGCATGGCATAATAGTGTTTCCCTTGCCTAAAACTATCTGGGAGAGCTATGACAAcactgacagggagagacatgacaagactgACAGGGAGGCCTGACAACACTGACATggagagacatgacaagactgagagggaggcatgacaaaactgacagggaggcatgacaaaactgacatggGGGCATGACAAAATTGAGAAAGGCATAACAAAACTGACAGTgagaggcatgacaaaactaaacagatagggaggcatgacaaaactgacagggagaggcAAGGCTGAGTGGTTGTTCTGTTACCAGCAGGGAGAGACAAGGCAGAGCAGTTGTTCCTTTGCCCCaaactgacagggagaggcagggcaAAGTACAGAGTTCCAGTGcctcaaacaacacaaaacaacacacaaccaTTCCTTATATtccctacacaacacaacacagtcaTTCCTTACATTCCCAACACAATACAACATAACACACAACCATCCCTTACattccaaacacaacacaacacaacacaacacaacacagcacacagcacacagccatCCCTTACATTGTCCAGCATGGGAAGGAAAGCCTGAGGGTGGGTGGGGTTCTCGAGCAACAGCTTGTAGCTGGCTGCAGAGGTGTTGAAGTTGGCTGGGGGAACAAAAACACCATCCACATATGTGTCATAATGCTGAGGCTTTGGGAAGAAGATGCGCAGGACAACAGCCTCAGAGGATGGACTGTGTGGCAGGTGCAGATGCAGCACCTGAAGATGTGATGTGAGTGGAGGGTCAGtgtggtgaggtttggttagagaTGCAGCTCCTGAAATAATAATTGATtgggttaaattagattaggttggctTAGTGATGGGTGAGATTGTGCTAGGTCATGAGGTTAGGCTGGATTAAATGATGTTAGGTTATGCGTCAAAAAGATTGGTGCGAATTGCCTGCTGTTTAtctccaattattattattattataccactgaaaattactataactactattatCATAGCTACAATCActgtctactattactactaccaccattacaaccactaCAACACCATTACAAGCACCACAGCAGTACCTGAGGGGGCATGCTGGTCATGGCCATCTCATATATCATCCCTGTTGCCACAATGGAGAAGAAGGTTGAGATTCACTCCTGACACATGCAGCCAGCACACCAGCctctatccatctgtccattGAGGAGGTCCATGTACCCACTggggcctggaggaggaggaggaggaggaggaggcattagtaacactcacaaaaaatccCATGTGGAATTGACAATCTGGTAAATAGATTTAtaaggacaagacaaaaaagtGGCTTGTGTTGGCAAtgagggtgatgggggagaggtGACATACCTGTGTCTGTGTCCATGCTCTCAATGATCATGAGGCGGTGATGCAGCGAGAGGCACTTCCATGCCTGCCATGATGGAATCACAACACAGGAAGCATCACTGACAATGCCTGTGGGATGAGACAAAAGGAGAGTACAGGGAGTGGTAAGGGATCTCAAACAAcaacaggtctttaatttcttaACTGCCTGATTtggctgcagtgtgtgtgtgtgtgtgtgtgtgtgtgtgtgtgtgtgtgtgtgtgtgtgtgtgtgtgtgtgtgtgtgtgtgtgtgtgtgtgtgtgtgagtgtaataataataaaataataataaatggtttattatttaggcagttaacaaactgaaaatgtacatagggggtggggaaatacttaacattaatcctaaaggtaagtctaatctagaagggactattgattgatggctcacaccatggtgggaatcgcactgagtctgtaccagtctgtgcgcggcgcctttaggggcattatcttgttgtggtgtctggtggcacagaCCGGgtgaggcgcgtcaggcggcagcatgtttctgagacgtggatgatgcagtagtccccttccaaacttctccagagcctctcggtgcctggtggatagtctggacagacccagggtggtcagggcttcttcataggtggtgtatgcaaggccaaggatgaccctgcacgcccttttctgctcactctctagctgtagctgttgagtgtgtgtgagggaggaggaccacgctgggaaGGCGTACAcaagtttggggaggatgaaggtaaggtacaccccccttaactcatctgttggcgtccccagcgacctgagtctgcacagcatgtacagcctataggtagctgatctcacggtgctggcgacatgctgcttccaggtcagctggtcgtccaccgtgactccgagaagcttggcacattggaccacctggagggggtgagggcccactgtgagctggggagggggcccTGGgagaccccacatgtcagctgttggaaattagagacagagccctgatagcgaacggcctgatgcctccctgtgaggaagtggGCTAGCCAtgctaccaggttaggagggagacccagacttactgccttgctgatgacaacagtgtgatcaacaagatcaaaggcttttttgaagtccacaaaagcaacagctagagaggtgtttcgcttgtccaggtggctgtggatgaattcaaggaagctggccaggtaatgggaggtggaggtggctttaatatttccaaactgtctgatatccacggtattacaaattttggtgtaggcccagtcatacacaaaatcttcacaaataaggctagggatgggggtgatagagactggcctgaggtcattgagtcactgtggactggaagttttggggatgggggtgacgtaagatgtcttccagtccgcggggcaagagtgttggaaGAGTGaagtgcgcgcgcgcgcgcgtgtgtgtgtgtgtgtgtgtgtgtgtgtgtgtatgtgtgtgtgtgtgtgtgtgtgtgtgtgtgtgtgtgtgtgtgtgtgtgtgtgtgtgtgtgtgtgtgtgtgcaagtgtatGTTGCAGAGCTGTGTGgatatctgacacacacacacacacacacacacacacacacacacacacacacacacacacacacacacacacacacacacacacaaagtttgcAACATaggtacaagcagaagaggtaattaatgggtcttggaggttgtctggagatgaagaatataatgtatggataaacagggatatggatgagattgaaaggttgaagcaaaaggagctgataaatgaggctaaacaaaaagacaaacaacaaaaagagaagtttttctgaagagtaagagatatgagaataaagaaatggtacatcaaacagtatattatactaatgtaaatggattaatgtcaacaaagatggaattaaatgagttattaaacagAACTGCACCAgatgttgctgtattatgtgagacaaaatggaaaaatgaatagggaactcctgacactggtaaatatgatttatggatgaaaaacagaagtgacaagggaggaggggggagtgatCATTCTGACTAAAAAGTATGTTAAAGTGGAGAGggtaataaaaaatgaagacaagtctgaaattctacaaatGATGATTAGAAATGGAAATGAAGGGATAAttaattatgtaggagtgtatgtgccacctgtGACCAATGCTTGGCGAAAAGAAGAGCACAAAGAGATGgtggtagatgtgttaaaaggtcttgaaaagatagtgatggaaagtagtgatatagttattgttggtgattttaattgtaaggagataaagtgGGAAACactgacaactactggaagtaagacctcatggagtaatagactgttaAACTGAACAGTGGAAAACTTCATGACTCAGTGAGTAGACTGTGATataagatttagtggaagagataaaccatcaacacttgatttagtgtttaccaagaacatggaaattattgaaacaatacactatgatagccctctaggtgAAAGTGATTacatgttgatggaatttaatttcaaaaatgaaaatgtaatcattgatgaaaattataaggtaaaaagatttaaatatagtaaagatgattttgaaaaattaagaaagtactttgttgccATGGGCTGGAAAGATTTTGAAGATGTAGAAGATGTTccagaaaatgagatgaatttataaggaaatataattctgctgtggagaaatttgtacctaaaggttttgggtaaagaatggttcaatacataATACAAAGAAACTAGAAATTGTAAatca
This window of the Scylla paramamosain isolate STU-SP2022 chromosome 49, ASM3559412v1, whole genome shotgun sequence genome carries:
- the LOC135095411 gene encoding uncharacterized protein LOC135095411 isoform X1; translated protein: MWGLPGPPPQLTVGPHPLQVVQCAKLLGVTVDDQLTWKQHVASTVRSATYRLYMLCRLRSLGTPTDELRGVYLTFILPKLVYAFPAWSSSLTHTQQLQLESEQKRACRVILGLAYTTYEEALTTLGLSRLSTRHREALEKFGRGLLHHPRLRNMLPPDAPHPVCATRHHNKIMPLKAPRTDWHCQ